The DNA window TCATCACCGGGACCACGTCCAACTATCTTCCCGCCCGAATAAGGATCGGGGACGCCATACCGCCACCTTCTGCCAACTCGCTTATTCCAGTGCGTATTACGGACGTGATCGACGGCCGACCGATCGGGGTCCCTGCGATCTGAAAAATCAGCCGGTCAGGGACCTTCGATCGCCTTGTGCCTTTTCATCGCTGAGCGTGTGAACTCGATCACGCCAGGTGTTACGGAAAGGAGGATGATGGTGATGACAACCAGGGAGAAATTTTCCTTGACTGCGGAAATGTTCCCGAAGAGATAGCCCCCCACGAGAAAGACGGACATCCAAAGGATGCTTCCAGCAAGGCTGAAGCCTATGAACTTTCCGTATCTCATGGCACCAACGCCAGCCACAAAAGGGGCAAATGTGCGGATGACGGGCAGAAATCGCGCGATGATGACGGTCTTTCCACCATGTCTCTTGTAAAAGAGGCGGGTCTTTTCCATGTATTCCTGCCTTAAAAAGCGATACCTGCCGGAAAACGCCACAGGCCCGATGTAATTTCCCACGAAGTAGTTGCAGTTATCCCCGAGAAAGGCAGCAAGGGGGAGGAGAAAAACGAGGTATTCCATCTGGAGCAGGCCGATCCCTGCCAGGGTGCCGGCGGCAAAGAGGAGGGAATCGCCTGGGAGAAGCGGGGTCACCACAAGCCCGGTCTCGCAAAAGACTATCAGGAAGAGGATCGCATAGGTCCACGGCCCGAACTGGCCTAT is part of the Deltaproteobacteria bacterium genome and encodes:
- a CDS encoding DedA family protein codes for the protein MDSFTTLIDIILHMDRHLHELIGQFGPWTYAILFLIVFCETGLVVTPLLPGDSLLFAAGTLAGIGLLQMEYLVFLLPLAAFLGDNCNYFVGNYIGPVAFSGRYRFLRQEYMEKTRLFYKRHGGKTVIIARFLPVIRTFAPFVAGVGAMRYGKFIGFSLAGSILWMSVFLVGGYLFGNISAVKENFSLVVITIILLSVTPGVIEFTRSAMKRHKAIEGP